The stretch of DNA GAGAAACCATCAGAGCCAGGGCTTTTATTAACATCAATAGAGAATAAAGCATCCCTGACCTCCTGAGGAGTAACAGGTCCCAACAAAGTAAGGCCCTTACCCCGTGTAAGGCAGTGTCCATTTTGCATAACCAGACCATCAAAACCTGCCACAGGCTCCTTACTCCCCAGCAAACTAGTTTAATACTCTAAAAAAGCCCTAGAAATTCCATCCATGTCAGTACAAGAGTGCCCATGAACATCCATCACCTTTGAAATATTGGCAGTATTCCTTATAGCAGCCACTTTAGAGAAAAAATAAGCAGTCCCAGCATCCCCTTGTTTGATATCAAACTCCTTTGCTCTTTGATAGGCAATATTAAGTTCAATATTTTTAAGCTTACAATAGGCTTTAGCGTGCATCTCTTCCTCCTTGTGTAAAGACATATTTGTAGGATCATTGTGAACTTTTAGCTGACAGATGTGAAGTGCTTGCTGCAACTGAGTAACCCTTTCAGAGATGCTAGAGTATTTATCCTTATGGAGACTCTTCAGCTGATTCTTAATTCCATGAAGATGCTGAATAAACCTAAACATAGGACAACCCCTGATATATCTACGCCATTCTCTTTTCACCAAAGGCAGGAATTGCTTATCCTGTCACCAGCAATTAAGATATTGTAAAGATGCTTTCCTAACTTGAGTTCGAATCCCCAAGTTAACCACTAGAGGAGAGTGATCAGAGATGCCTGAGGTCAAAACTTCCACACTAGAGTCAGGATAAGCCAAGAGCCAAGAAGAGTTTACCAAAGCCCTATCTAACTTCATCCACTTACAGTCATCATATTCCTGTTTGTTGGTCCAAGTAAAAGTGCAACCCTGAGTGTTTAGCTCCACCAATCTAGCATTTGCAATAGCCTCATTGAACTCTCCCAGGGCCACAAGGTTTGGAGGATCAGAACTAATCCGTTCCTCCAAAGTCCTAACATAATTAAAATCACCTAGAAGCATCCAAGGCAATTGCCCCTGATGCCTATCCACCATAAACTCCCATAGAGGCAGCCTCTGTGTAGGATGATTGAAGCCATACACAAAGGTTAACTCCATAGAAAGAGCCCCATTAGTAACCAACAAATGAATCCACTGACTAGTACTATGATGAACAGTAACCACCATGTTTGAGTTTTTCCAAATAATCCAAATTCTTTTATTTAGGTGAGAAGAATAGTTATCCAGTACAAAGAAGTGTTTGAACTGCCTCCTTTGTACATTATTAGCTTTATTCTTTCTAATGCGAGTCTCAACAATACCCAAAATATCCAACCTAGCTGAATTGAAAAGCGAAATAACCTCTGATTGCTTTAGTAGCTTATTCATTCCCCGAATGTTCCAAACCCCTATATTCATGGAGAATACAGGGGGGGGGGGATCCACATCTCTAACCTCTTGCTCTGCCCAAGATCTGGCAGGGACCTGAATCTGAGTTATCACTGGATTCTGGAGTTTTTGAGGGACCATATGTCCAGGATTTTTCTCAGCTTCTACAGCTTGAACTTCTAGCAGGGCAAACTGGTTTGGTGAAACAGGAAATTGAGCCTGGGACTCCCCCCCCCCAGTCTCTTCCTGAGTACCGGGGACCAATTCAGTACTAGTGATCCAAGAGCTATTGGGCAGAGCATGGGCTGGGAAACACCATGCTCATGATGATCCAAGGAAGCCCTCCCACTAGACACCCCAGGGGAAGAATGGGTAAGCACAATACCTGACTGACCACCCCCATCAGGCATTGTATCTACCACTTTCCGCCCAGAGGCCCGAGTAACCCCAACCACCTTTGTGACAATAGGCTGAACAGGAACAGACCTATTGTCCAAAATAATGACAGTAGGCTTTGCCACAAGCACATCACCACTGACACTAACTTGCTCTCCTTGAGATGGACtggtttcttttttctttttcttacacACTTTCTCCTCATGGCCAAGCTTCTTGCAGTGTGTACAGTAAAATGGAAGCCATTCATACTCCACGCCTTGAAGTATCTGACCCAGGAATGGAGTGTGAATGGCCACAAAATCAGGAAGAGGTTTAGCTAGATCCACCTCAACCATAATACGATCAAATGACAGCCTCCCCTTGTTCGTGGTGACAGGATCAACATACAAAGGAGTCCCAATTTGACTGGCAATCTTACTGAGAGCTTTGGCAGACCAGAGGTGTGGGGTCTAGATTATGGAGTAGGACCCATACATGCACCTTTGAAATCCTGTCAAGCTCAGTAGGGAACTGTGGAGTCCATTGCTTGAGTATGAGAGAGTGCCCATTTAAGTTCCAGGCATTACCCCTAAGAAAGGCATTCATATCTTCCAACTTTGTGAAACGAAAGTAAAACCAACCCTTTTTGAAGTAAAGGACATTAGGTGGACTAACATGAGTCCACTGCTTTTTCACAAACTCCTTCACTTGAGCAATAGACGGCTTCCCTCCAATAAACTGACCAACTAAAGTATTCTGCCAGTAGACAAGCTCACTCTGAATATCTTCAACCTCTATTACCACAACCCCCGACGAGCAAGCGTCAGGGATAGAATGTAATTCCATCCCCACCGCAGAATTAGTAACCTTGTCAACCCAAATAGAGCTTTCCCGCCACAAAGTGGTTCAAATTCAACAGAACAATGGCATCACGAAGTGGGAACAAGAAATGTCACGAAGTGGGAATGGGGTTTTGAAGGGGATCCTCCACAACAGGTCCACCCACAACTGTCTTAGTCACAACAGGAGTACCCGAGGACTGCCCAACCCCGACGTTCCTAACACTAGGAACCTTACCCCCAGACTGTCGCCCTTACTGCCTGACATTAGATTTCGCAACACTCTTAGCACCTACATTTGTACCACCTGACTTTTCGAGAGCCGTGACAATTAAGGAATTTACAGAATTAGGGTTACCTAAGGGTGTAGAAACTTGATCCTCCGTCT from Silene latifolia isolate original U9 population chromosome 10, ASM4854445v1, whole genome shotgun sequence encodes:
- the LOC141608064 gene encoding uncharacterized protein LOC141608064, with the translated sequence MGRPKKLTVTVLQPRRGRSETEDQVSTPLGNPNSVNSLIVTALEKSGGTNVGAKSVAKSNVRHSIWVDKVTNSAVGMELHSIPDACSSGVVVIEVEDIQSELVYWQNTLVGQFIGGKPSIAQVKEFVKKQWTHTPHLWSAKALSKIASQIGTPLYVDPVTTNKGRLSFDRIMVEVDLAKPLPDFVAIHTPFLGQILQGVEYEWLPFYCTHCKKLGHEEKVCKKKKKETSPSQGEQVSVSGDVLVAKPTVIILDNRSVPVQPIVTKVVGVTRASGRKVVDTMPDGGGQSAHALPNSSWITSTELVPGTQEETGGGESQAQFPVSPNQFALLEVQAVEAEKNPGHMVPQKLQNPVITQIQVPARSWAEQEVRDVDPPPPVFSMNIGVWNIRGMNKLLKQSEVISLFNSARLDILGIVETRIRKNKANNVQRRQFKHFFVLDNYSSHLNKRIWIIWKNSNMVVTVHHSTSQWIHLLVTNGALSMELTFVYGFNHPTQRLPLWEFMVDRHQGQLPWMLLGDFNYVRTLEERISSDPPNLVALGEFNEAIANARLVELNTQGCTFTWTNKQEYDDCKWMKLDRALVNSSWLLAYPDSSVEVLTSGISDHSPLVVNLGIRTQDKQFLPLVKREWRRYIRGCPMFRFIQHLHGIKNQLKSLHKDKYSSISERVTQLQQALHICQLKVHNDPTNMSLHKEEEMHAKAYCKLKNIELNIAYQRAKEFDIKQGDAGTAYFFSKVAAIRNTANISKVMDVHGHSCTDMDGISRAFLEY